A single region of the Bacteroidota bacterium genome encodes:
- a CDS encoding TolC family protein — protein MKKYIIVFVLLLNIINLKAQQNSELMSLINESFNYYPKLKELQQAELITAERLKTTQSNYLPNVNGSVSYNYVDPISQSSFPVGPGVTRILQFQPNNNFNANIAASYVLLDFGRLKSTVEKSKEELNYSKQNTQYNKVQLAAQVANIYYYVVYLTKAVAIQDSVINYYKQNKIVIESRLKNGDALKVDLFNIDASIDNEENRKVDLKNLLQKQSNLLEFTTGKSSIQLTQFDFSVKNGSIDDYIKLAESQNSEYALVKSKITQAQLDVKYNKRQLTPTLNASANAGFKNGYQPDIFENRFNYLAGLSLNVPIYSGGKNKSQVAVAQQSLKQTEYSLQSLNNLYRKDIKQAITDVASNEERLKNAESQIKSAQSVLELTQSRYRNGVATYLDLNYAANGIQRAALSKLQFEYQLCVAKIELAKLCGEKYW, from the coding sequence ATGAAAAAATATATCATCGTATTTGTTTTATTATTAAACATTATCAACTTAAAGGCGCAACAAAACAGTGAGTTAATGAGCCTCATCAATGAGTCGTTTAATTATTATCCCAAATTAAAAGAATTACAACAAGCGGAGTTAATAACGGCTGAACGTTTAAAAACTACACAAAGCAATTACCTGCCAAACGTAAACGGGTCGGTTAGTTATAATTATGTTGACCCTATTAGTCAGTCTTCATTCCCTGTAGGGCCCGGTGTTACACGTATATTGCAGTTTCAGCCCAATAATAATTTCAATGCCAATATTGCTGCCAGTTATGTGTTACTTGATTTTGGTCGCTTAAAATCCACTGTTGAAAAATCGAAGGAAGAGCTTAACTACAGCAAACAAAATACACAATACAATAAAGTTCAATTGGCTGCACAGGTAGCCAACATTTATTACTATGTGGTTTATTTAACAAAAGCTGTTGCCATACAGGATAGTGTTATTAATTACTACAAACAAAATAAAATAGTAATTGAAAGTCGTTTAAAAAATGGTGATGCATTAAAGGTTGATTTATTCAATATTGATGCAAGTATTGACAACGAAGAAAACCGCAAAGTTGATTTAAAAAACTTACTGCAAAAACAATCGAACCTACTGGAGTTTACTACGGGTAAATCAAGTATTCAATTAACTCAATTTGACTTTAGCGTAAAAAATGGCAGCATTGATGATTATATTAAATTAGCTGAAAGCCAAAACAGTGAATACGCTTTGGTTAAAAGCAAAATTACACAAGCTCAATTGGATGTAAAATACAATAAACGCCAACTCACACCAACACTTAATGCCAGTGCCAATGCGGGTTTTAAAAACGGCTATCAACCTGATATTTTTGAAAACAGATTTAATTATCTAGCAGGCTTAAGCTTAAATGTTCCTATATACAGTGGTGGTAAAAACAAATCGCAGGTGGCGGTAGCTCAACAATCGTTAAAACAAACTGAATACAGTTTACAAAGTTTAAATAATTTATACCGTAAAGATATTAAGCAAGCTATTACTGATGTAGCCAGTAACGAGGAACGCTTAAAGAATGCCGAAAGCCAGATTAAATCAGCACAATCGGTATTGGAGTTAACGCAATCAAGGTACAGGAATGGTGTAGCTACTTATCTGGATTTAAACTACGCAGCCAATGGCATTCAAAGAGCCGCATTGAGTAAATTACAATTCGAATACCAACTATGTGTTGCTAAAATTGAATTGGCAAAACTGTGTGGCGAAAAGTATTGGTAA
- a CDS encoding DHA2 family efflux MFS transporter permease subunit has translation MYPTGIKRAMIVFTTISAAIMELIDTSIVNVALSQISGNLGSTIEDTSWVVTAYAIANVIIIPMTGFLQRFFGRKNYYLTSIFIFTIASYMCGNADNLWMLVAWRFIQGVGGGALLSTSQGILFDAFEPKKRAMASGIFGMGIVLGPTIGPTLGGFIVDNYSWPLIFDINIPFGILAAILTITFIDRKEDELNIDRKAINIDYFGIVMLIIGVGSLQYVLEKGQADDWFEDTNIRILTVTAIAGLGTFIWRQLHVEVPIINLKVLKNRNLFASNILTFVCGFGLFGSVFIFPVLVQRIMGYTPTEAGLSIIPGTIIGLFLMPVIGKTLGSGTPPIVYVIIGFASFIIHGYLSSLATAEASRAWFAIPQLFRGIGTACLTVPLINQAVVGLAPKDLPSGIALTNMLRQLGGAFGIAMMNTFVIQRFAIHRTDLIANTASNDPEMLQRITSSTQMFLSKGFNSLDAQQLAYRSIDNTITRQAFLLSYLDSFLLISLFFIITIPFLFMLRTQKTNKETLAKIAEESH, from the coding sequence ATGTATCCTACCGGTATAAAACGGGCCATGATTGTTTTTACAACCATATCGGCTGCCATTATGGAGCTGATTGATACGAGTATTGTAAATGTGGCTCTTTCGCAAATAAGCGGAAACTTAGGTTCCACTATTGAAGATACATCGTGGGTGGTAACAGCCTATGCCATTGCCAATGTAATTATTATTCCAATGACCGGATTTTTGCAACGCTTTTTCGGTCGCAAAAACTACTACTTAACTTCTATTTTCATATTCACTATAGCCTCTTATATGTGTGGCAATGCCGATAACTTATGGATGTTGGTGGCCTGGCGTTTTATTCAAGGTGTAGGCGGAGGAGCATTGCTCTCTACCTCGCAGGGCATTTTGTTTGATGCTTTTGAACCTAAAAAACGTGCCATGGCTTCAGGCATTTTTGGTATGGGTATAGTACTTGGCCCTACTATTGGCCCTACCTTAGGTGGGTTTATAGTTGATAATTATTCATGGCCTTTGATTTTCGATATAAATATTCCTTTTGGCATTTTAGCCGCAATACTTACCATTACTTTTATTGATAGAAAAGAGGATGAATTAAACATTGACCGAAAAGCTATCAATATTGATTATTTTGGCATTGTGATGCTTATTATTGGTGTAGGCTCGCTGCAATATGTATTGGAAAAAGGCCAGGCTGACGATTGGTTTGAAGATACTAATATTAGAATTTTAACGGTAACGGCTATAGCTGGCTTAGGTACTTTTATTTGGCGACAGCTACATGTAGAAGTACCTATTATTAATTTAAAGGTGCTAAAGAACAGGAATCTTTTTGCCAGTAATATTCTCACTTTTGTGTGCGGATTCGGCCTCTTTGGTTCTGTGTTTATTTTCCCTGTATTGGTTCAGCGGATTATGGGTTATACACCTACAGAAGCTGGTTTATCTATTATTCCGGGAACCATCATAGGTTTATTCTTAATGCCTGTTATTGGTAAAACACTAGGCTCAGGAACCCCTCCTATTGTATATGTAATTATTGGATTTGCTTCATTTATTATTCATGGTTATTTATCATCATTAGCCACTGCTGAAGCAAGCAGAGCATGGTTTGCCATTCCTCAATTGTTTAGAGGAATTGGAACAGCCTGTTTAACGGTTCCTTTAATTAACCAAGCAGTAGTAGGTTTGGCTCCAAAAGATTTGCCCTCCGGAATAGCACTCACCAATATGTTAAGGCAGTTGGGCGGTGCCTTTGGTATCGCCATGATGAACACTTTTGTTATACAACGTTTTGCCATACACAGAACTGACCTAATAGCCAATACTGCTTCTAACGATCCTGAAATGTTGCAAAGAATAACATCATCGACCCAAATGTTTTTAAGCAAGGGATTTAATAGTTTAGATGCACAGCAACTGGCTTATCGCTCTATTGACAATACCATAACTAGGCAGGCATTTTTATTATCTTACCTTGATTCATTCCTGCTGATTAGCTTATTCTTTATAATAACTATTCCTTTTTTATTCATGCTTCGTACCCAAAAAACCAATAAAGAAACTTTAGCAAAAATTGCCGAAGAATCGCATTAA
- a CDS encoding HlyD family secretion protein has protein sequence METTTQPKKKKAPLLIFGTLGVALAIFGGFKLYHSFTHESTDNAQIETNAIPIVSRLAGYIDSIAIQDYQTIKVGTTLVTIDKREYVIAVEQAKADVLSAQADLSNANAQLVSANVNSHVVEANLDVQKVRLNKAKADLERDQSLFKDNSITRKQLEDSKANYETAQKQFRANQDQVSYAESQIRNSQAQIEKVNASIIAKKAALSNAQLRLTYTTITAPASGKVGKTNLQPGQYVQPGQSLFTIVNNENYWVTANFKETQIENLHEGMDAEIKLDGYPNLKVKAKIMSLSDATGARFSLLPPDNATGNFVKVTQRVPVRLSIENIAEVKAFLKAGLSVTVDIKTN, from the coding sequence ATGGAAACAACAACACAACCTAAAAAGAAAAAAGCCCCATTATTAATTTTTGGTACGCTGGGTGTAGCCTTAGCTATTTTTGGCGGGTTTAAATTATATCATTCGTTTACACACGAAAGCACTGACAATGCGCAAATTGAAACCAATGCCATTCCTATAGTAAGCCGTTTGGCTGGTTATATTGATTCAATAGCCATTCAGGATTACCAAACTATAAAAGTAGGAACGACATTGGTAACCATTGATAAACGTGAATACGTTATTGCAGTAGAGCAAGCCAAAGCTGATGTGCTTTCGGCACAAGCCGATTTATCAAACGCCAATGCACAACTGGTAAGTGCCAATGTAAACAGCCATGTGGTAGAAGCTAATTTAGACGTTCAGAAAGTACGGCTTAACAAAGCCAAAGCTGATTTGGAAAGGGATCAAAGTTTATTCAAAGACAACTCCATAACTCGTAAACAATTGGAAGATAGCAAGGCTAATTATGAAACTGCTCAAAAACAATTCCGTGCCAACCAAGACCAAGTGAGTTATGCCGAATCACAAATAAGAAACAGTCAGGCACAAATTGAAAAAGTAAACGCTTCTATTATTGCTAAAAAAGCAGCATTGAGCAATGCGCAATTACGCTTAACTTATACTACCATAACAGCTCCTGCATCCGGCAAAGTAGGTAAAACCAATTTACAACCGGGACAATATGTTCAACCGGGACAATCGTTATTTACCATTGTAAACAATGAAAATTACTGGGTTACAGCTAATTTCAAAGAAACACAAATTGAAAACTTACACGAAGGAATGGATGCTGAAATTAAGTTGGATGGTTATCCGAACTTAAAAGTAAAAGCAAAAATTATGAGCTTAAGCGATGCTACAGGTGCTCGTTTCTCCTTACTTCCGCCTGACAATGCAACGGGTAATTTTGTGAAGGTAACACAACGTGTACCGGTAAGGTTATCCATTGAAAATATAGCAGAAGTAAAAGCGTTTTTGAAAGCCGGTTTAAGTGTAACTGTCGATATTAAAACAAACTAG
- a CDS encoding MarR family transcriptional regulator gives MKTIELTGKEEKTLQMHNPKNIGRLLNMWKRYFDNWANEQLFEHGYSYFKMGYMPFIMNISNTGSTNNEIALKAKVTKQAMSKVVKELLQHGIIRVEKHADDKRASLIFLTPKGKKLVVDTKSCVIVLSEEYKEIVGTKNFDIMIECMFKIVQHHEAKNEGKLLQVF, from the coding sequence ATGAAAACAATTGAATTAACGGGAAAAGAAGAAAAAACATTGCAGATGCATAACCCTAAAAATATAGGGCGCTTATTGAATATGTGGAAACGTTATTTTGATAACTGGGCCAATGAACAGCTTTTTGAGCATGGGTATAGCTATTTTAAAATGGGCTATATGCCATTTATTATGAATATTTCCAATACAGGCAGTACCAATAATGAAATTGCATTAAAAGCCAAAGTAACCAAGCAGGCAATGAGTAAAGTAGTGAAAGAGTTATTACAACATGGTATTATACGTGTAGAAAAACATGCAGATGATAAACGTGCTTCATTGATATTCCTGACCCCAAAAGGAAAAAAACTAGTGGTTGATACTAAAAGTTGTGTAATTGTTTTATCAGAAGAGTACAAAGAAATAGTGGGAACAAAAAACTTTGATATTATGATAGAATGCATGTTTAAAATAGTACAGCACCATGAAGCCAAAAATGAAGGCAAGCTATTACAAGTTTTTTAG